The genomic DNA CGCAGGCCTTGTTCTTTGCTTTCTAGGAACAGCCGCAAGTAAGGATCGTCTCGTAGGTTGGCGTCCCAGTGCGCGCTGAGGTCTTGCAGGCGAGCCGCTGCGAATTTGCCCTCCGCTTCACGGAACCAATGTGTTCGGAAGCGAATCGATTGGTCCGCGAACGAGGAACAGAGCAAGGCCTGGCGATACGCAGTGATTGCCGCTTTCGGATCCTTCGCTCGCTCGGCCGTCCAGCCCAGCAGGTCATTGGCCCAGCCTAAATCGCTTCGTCGGGCGGCGACTGCTGCCGCGTGCACGCGGGCCGCTTCCCAATCTTGACCGCATAAGTCACCGCACTCACAATCAAACTCTTTCGCCAAACGCTCGCAAACGCTTGGTGGCAGCAATTCATTGTCGAACAGCCAACGAACCGCGTCCTGGTCCCATTGGATTCCTAACTCACGCGCAACCCATGGTTCGAGTCTCTGCCGCAGCAAACTATCCAATGCCGCCAATGCACATTCACCATGCACCGCCGTTGTCGCAACGTCGTGCTGGATTAACAATTCCGCCAAGCCCGGAATCTCATTGCTATCGCCGGACGGATCCAGCAACCATTGACCGACGGGGCACGGCAAATGCTCCGCCGCCCAACCGGGAATTGTTCCCGGTCCTTCTTGCCGATCAAACTGAGCGGCAATGTTGGCATAGTATTGCCAACGTCCCGGCAGCCGACTGCGGAGACTGTCGAACGCTATCGCTTCGGCGAGCGATTTGCCCCACGGCATCCAGTCTCCGCCACCGTGATACCAATGGATCACTTCGGAGATGGTGTCGTCGGCACCGACACGCAAGCAGAGCCAATCGCCATATCGGTTCCCTACCAATGGCAGCGAATCGGGGAGCATGAAGCCTGGCCAAATGAAATCGGGAGTCTCGGCCAGCAATTCGGTTGGGGAAACCGGTTGGTCAAACTCCCCCCCGAGTTCCCGCAACCACACTTCGCGTCCAAACCAGTCCAACAGATCGGTCGGTAGCGCAAACCGATAGCGATCACGCAGCGCGCAACACCAATGATTCGGCTCGTTTGTCAGGGTAGTAGAGTGCGTCAAAGAGAGTTTGCAGTTCAATTGATAACGAACCGTAAGGCAACACCGAGATACGAAGCTCCCGATGGTGTGTTACCGGAGCCCTATAAATCTAACATGAAAGCAATCACTACGACCAGAGACGCTGTGAAATTGGCGTGAAAAAAGCAACACGCGTCAAGTGATTAAAGGCGAATAAATGCCCCAAAACCTGCCTCCCCATGCGTCTCGGGGGGATGCACCACCGTGACGAAGGCCCCCACCGCTGCCATTTGGAAAATCAGAAGCCCATTTGGCCTGGTCCACATGGTGAAATCCGCAATCGCTAACGGCCCGGAAAAGGCTTTAACGCCGCTTTCCGAGCCGTATCGATGTTAGTGGACCCGTGGGTGTCCACGCTGCGTTGGCTAAGCGAACTAGCGAGTCGGGGCCGCTTCGGTTCGATTGAATAACCACAGCAACGTTGGCGACGCGATGAAGATCGAACTGTACGTTCCGACAATCACGCCGATGGTTAGGGCGAAGGCAAAGCTGTGGATGCCTTCACCGCCGAAGGCGTACAGCAGGACAACCACGATCAGGGTCGTCAACGATGTCAACAACGTACGGCTGAGCGTTTGGTTAATGCTGGTGTTGACCATGTCCGCAGTCAGCTTGGGACTCTTTCCCCGGACTTCGCGAATTCGGTCGAAGACCACGATCGTATCGTTCAACGAATAACCGATGATCGTCAACAACGCAGCGACAACTGCGAGGCTGATGCGGAATTCATCGACCAGCAGGAAGCCGAGATAGCGAGCAGCCCAGAAGCTGACGGCGATTGCACCCAAGGTGATCAAGACGTCGTGCACCAAAGCGACCACGGCAGCTAAACCAAAGGCAACACGTTGGAATCGGAACCAGATATATCCCACGATGAAGACCAAGCTGGCCAACATGGCCGCGATCGCACGACGGGTCATGTCTCCGGCCACCCGGCTACCCACCTTGCTCGATGACAACCAAACCGGTCCGGCGTCGAGTTCAGATTTCAGACCGTTGAGTACGGTAAGGGATTGAGCTTCGGGAAGGTCCAAATCAATTTTCCATTGAGCGAAGCCCATTTTGGACTCGTTGGTCCAGTCTTCGCTTCCGGAGCCTTGCGGAACGACACGGATCCCTTCTTCTTGCAACGGAACCTCGGTCGCTGCAGCTGCTTTGATGACTGCGGCGACCAACGCATCGTGGTTGATCTTGGCATCATTTTGGTCTCCGCCGGCAACTCCCAGCGAGATCGTTCGCGATGTCGATTCCACCTTGGGCCGGTCTTCTGCGGCAGAGATCGACGTTTGCTCGCTTTTTTCCGCTGGAGTCTCGGCAGCTTCGTTATCTGTAGCCGCGGCAGCGTCTTCTTTGGTTTCGGCTTCGTCTTGCGGGCGATAGGCGACCGTGCGAATCAACGGTTGCTGATTGCGCCGGATTTGTCCGGTCTGCTCGGCAGCCGGTGCCGGCTCGGCATCGCCTTCCGTGATGGCGGTTTCAAAGGTGACCAAGCCAAGGCCTTCGGCGGATTCGAAACCGTCGCGGATCCGATGCTTCAGATCGTCGACATCTTCCACCGAGGTGTAGATCGCAAAGACGCGGTTTTTCATTCCCGCCATGTCGACGCGGTTCAGCGAAAATTGAACCTTCGACTCGGGGTCGGTGTTGAGACTTGCTTCGACGATCTTCCGCACGTCGTCCGCTTCGGCCTCTTCTTGTAGCCAGAACGTAACCGAGGTTCCGCCTGCGAAATCGATGTCGAAAATCGAGCTGCCACGATAGGCAAGGGCAATGATCCCGGCGATCAAAAGGATGCCCGAAAGTACGAATGCCGGAGCACGCTTGCCGATGAAATCAAAGTCATCGTTGCCGGTGAGGGCACCACGAATCGAGGTGATGAAATCGGACATCGTTAGGTTGGCTTTGCCCCAACGTTCGGCGATATCGAAGAACGTTCGTGAAACGTAGATTGCCGTGAACATACTGAACAGAATGCCCAAGATCAGGGCGACGGCAAAGCCGCGAATCTGGTCGGTTCCGATTGCGTACAGAACGATCGCGGTGATCAATGTGGTCAAGTTCGCGTCGACAATCGTCGTTGTCGCCCGGCCGAATCCGTTGCGAATGGCCATTCGCGGAGCAGCTCCGCGTTTCAATTCCTCGCGGATACGTTCGAAGATCAAGACGTTTGCGTCGACCGACATACCCACGGTCAATACAAGGCCTGCCAAACCGGGCAGGGTTGCAGGTTGGTTGATCAAAATCATCATGGCCAAAATCATCGCCAGATTCAAAAGCAACGCGACGCAGGCAACGAGACCCGAAAAGCGATAGTAGATCGCGATGAACGCCAGCACCAAAACGAAGGCCGTTCCAATCGACATGACTCCCTTGTCGATCGTATCGTCACCTAGAGTCGATCCGATTTGGTTTTCGCTGATTGGTTGTTTGCTGAGCGCCGCAGGCAAACGTCCCGCACGCAAAATGCCGACCAGGAATTCAACTTCCGCACGCGAGAAGTTGCCGGTGATCTGTCCGTCGCCGTTGATCGGCGATCGGATGACGGGAGCGGACAGCAATTTGTCGTCCAAGACGATTCCCAAGCGTCGCAGGAAGGAACCATCGGGTGCGTTGTTCAGTGTCAAAACGTAAAAGCGTTGCTTACCTGCAGCATTCAAAGTGAAGCGAACGGCGGGATTTCCCTGGCCATCATGATCGCTGGCGACGATCGCCAAATCTTCACCTGTGATGTCGAACTCTTTTTCGATACGCATCAGGACATCGATGTCTTCGATTCCGTTGGCGCTGAGCCATTTGACGAGTCCGTTTTCTCCCTGAAGTCCTTGAGGCGACAACAGCGTTCCGGTGCGCGAATCGCGAATGATGTCACCCGAAACGTCGACTCGCAACGGACGCAGACCGCCCAAAACCTCTTCGTTCTCGCGATCGACCTTCACCCAACGACCGATTACCTCTCCAGCGTCATCTTTAACCACGTCGTCCAAGGTTGGGCCGGTGGCACGTACGGTTTCAATCAAACCCAAGTGATCGCGTTCATTTGCCACGATGGCAAATCGCAGCATACCGGCGGTTTGAACTTTGTCTTTGATTTCGTTCACGCCCGATTCTTCGACGTTTGGAACGATGATTTCGATTTGTCGGTCGCCGTAAGGGCGAATCACGATCTCTTGGGTACCGCTGGGGTTGATCCGTTCGGTCAACGCACCGACCAACTCTTCAGCCGTCACGCGTGAGGAAGGATCTTCGCTCTCGCCCCCGCCGGCGGTCGGATCGATCTCGTAAACCAGGATCGTTCCGCCCTTCAGATCGACGCCGTATTTCAGTTGCCCAAACGTAATCGTCGCTGCGGCAGCGGTCATTGCGAACAAGACGACGCCGATTCGAGTGCCGTAATTGGGCATCCGAAAGCTCTTGGCCAAAAACGCTCCCACCAGGAAGGGAACAATCAATACGGCCAACATGATCGCAATGATACCGATCTGCGTGCCTAACTTGCCGGGTTCGGCTTGTGCTAAAAGAGTTTCAATCACGTTTAGATCCAACATCGAATCGATTTCTTGTTTGGTTGGGATTAGCGAACGGTCTGCGGTTCGCCCGGCGATAATCACTACGGCTAATTACGGTTTGACATTTTTGTCGTCGTCTTCGGAAATCACTCGCGAGACCGCGCTGCGATTGACATGCAGTCGCGTATTGTTGTTCTCGTCGACGCGAATCACCACTTGGTCCGAATCGGTAATGTTTACGATCGTCCCATGAATTCCGCCCACGGTGACCACGCGGTCGTTCTTTTTCAGTGCCGCCAGACGCTTGGTGAGTTCATTGCGATTGCGACGCTCGGGCAGGAGTACCATCACATAAAAAAGGACAACCAAAATCGTGATCATACCGATCGGATTAAAAAGGATTTGCTGCCACGGCGGCCCGTCCACGGGGACAGGCTCCTGCGCAAGCAATGCAAATCGATTCCCAATCGGGACCACAAATGTCAAAAAATGACTCTCCAGCACTTCCGGAGTCCTTCCACCTGATGGATGCTAGGTCGATGTCCGACCAAGATATCCGGTCGAGCGACGTGGTTCGGCACGCCCCACCGTTGCTCCTTGAATACGCCCGATCGGGGCGACATCACGAACCAACGACCGATCGACCGATCCTTAATCGGGGCATAATAAGACCTTACGAACACGCTAACAAGCCCACAATTCCTTATGCCACACGTCGCTAGCACCGATTCTTTGCCGTTGCCCAATTGGCCACCGGCCACCGCAGCGATCGCCGATTCGATCCGCGATGTGGTCCAATCTGGAGACTGGGGGAGTTACACAGCGCAGGCAGCCAAGTTGCTGGCCAGCCAACTGGCTTCGGCCTTTCAGGTCGAGCACGTTCGGCTTTGTGGCAGCGGAACCGCCGCGATCGAATTGGCACTCCAAGCTGTCCAAGTTCGCCCGGAATCGGAAGTCATTCTGGCCGGATACGATTACCCCGGAAATATCCGAGCGATCGAATCGGTTGGCGGCAAACCGGTGATTGTCGATACGCAACCGGGACGCTGGGTGATCGATGTCGACCAAGTGGAGAATGCGATCAACGATTCCACGTCGGCCATCTTGGCGTCTCATCTATACGGTAACCTGTTTGACGCCGAGAGGTTGCGAGCGATTGCTGACACGCACCGAATCGCGTTGATCGAAGACGCCTGCCAAGTCCACGGAGCAAGTCTTGCGGGGCGCCCCGCCGGATCGTGGGGAGATGTCGGCATCCTTAGCTTTGGCGGTTCCAAGTTGATGACCAGCGGATCCGGCGGCGCGATGCTGATGTCCGACGATCGGATCGCCCAACGCGCGACGTTGGCGGCTGAGAGGCCCAGCCCTGTCGCCCCGCTGTGCGGACTGCAAGCGGCCGCGCTGCTTCCTCAACTGTCGACCTTGCCAGCGTGGAATGCGCAGCGGCGTGTAGCGGTGGGAAGGCTGAAGGATCGACTGCGGCCTAGTCGGTTGTGGCGGTTCGCGGAAGAGACACCCGGTGAGGCTGAAACCACCTATTTCAAAGTCGCTTGGTTTTTGCCTCCGGCCGTCGATCGCGAGGCGGTGATCGCAGCGGGGCTCGCGGCCGGAATCCCATTGGGGCCAGGGTTCAACGGATTCCTGCGTCGCGCCCGGCGCCGTTATCGGACACTTGGAGAGCTTCGTGAAAGCGGAATTTGCGGCGAACGATCGGTCGTCATGGATCACCGCGTCCTGTTGGCCAATGCCGAGGTGATCGACTGCGTCGCCGAACGGTTGCTAGCGATCGAAAACGCGATTGGAGTCACTGTCGACGGGTAAAGCGTTCGGGAGCCTTCAGAGTGTCGCGTCCTGGCCATCGGTCGCCTGCGAGCCGCAGTTTGCTTGAGCACACATGCGATAAGAAAAGGGAGTTAGGTAGTTTGAAAGTACTGTTAACGAATGACGACAGCATCCACGCGGCGGGGATCCAAGCCCTCAAGGCAGCGCTTCGCTCGTCGATGGACGTTGTCGTGGTCGCTCCGGAAACCGAACAAAGCGAGTGCGGTCATCGAGTGACGACAAACCGGCCTCTCGCCGTCAAGCAATATGCCGACGCGGAGTACTCG from Rosistilla carotiformis includes the following:
- a CDS encoding DegT/DnrJ/EryC1/StrS family aminotransferase, with amino-acid sequence MPHVASTDSLPLPNWPPATAAIADSIRDVVQSGDWGSYTAQAAKLLASQLASAFQVEHVRLCGSGTAAIELALQAVQVRPESEVILAGYDYPGNIRAIESVGGKPVIVDTQPGRWVIDVDQVENAINDSTSAILASHLYGNLFDAERLRAIADTHRIALIEDACQVHGASLAGRPAGSWGDVGILSFGGSKLMTSGSGGAMLMSDDRIAQRATLAAERPSPVAPLCGLQAAALLPQLSTLPAWNAQRRVAVGRLKDRLRPSRLWRFAEETPGEAETTYFKVAWFLPPAVDREAVIAAGLAAGIPLGPGFNGFLRRARRRYRTLGELRESGICGERSVVMDHRVLLANAEVIDCVAERLLAIENAIGVTVDG
- a CDS encoding SMI1/KNR4 family protein, with the translated sequence MTHSTTLTNEPNHWCCALRDRYRFALPTDLLDWFGREVWLRELGGEFDQPVSPTELLAETPDFIWPGFMLPDSLPLVGNRYGDWLCLRVGADDTISEVIHWYHGGGDWMPWGKSLAEAIAFDSLRSRLPGRWQYYANIAAQFDRQEGPGTIPGWAAEHLPCPVGQWLLDPSGDSNEIPGLAELLIQHDVATTAVHGECALAALDSLLRQRLEPWVARELGIQWDQDAVRWLFDNELLPPSVCERLAKEFDCECGDLCGQDWEAARVHAAAVAARRSDLGWANDLLGWTAERAKDPKAAITAYRQALLCSSFADQSIRFRTHWFREAEGKFAAARLQDLSAHWDANLRDDPYLRLFLESKEQGLRSRVTNHWMRLGEQAASDGRWADSYDAYYRAGWDMGCDDLHVYEELLQKLANAATRSGQRSRAELAKTHLACLGNRMR
- the yajC gene encoding preprotein translocase subunit YajC; this translates as MVPIGNRFALLAQEPVPVDGPPWQQILFNPIGMITILVVLFYVMVLLPERRNRNELTKRLAALKKNDRVVTVGGIHGTIVNITDSDQVVIRVDENNNTRLHVNRSAVSRVISEDDDKNVKP
- the secD gene encoding protein translocase subunit SecD encodes the protein MLDLNVIETLLAQAEPGKLGTQIGIIAIMLAVLIVPFLVGAFLAKSFRMPNYGTRIGVVLFAMTAAAATITFGQLKYGVDLKGGTILVYEIDPTAGGGESEDPSSRVTAEELVGALTERINPSGTQEIVIRPYGDRQIEIIVPNVEESGVNEIKDKVQTAGMLRFAIVANERDHLGLIETVRATGPTLDDVVKDDAGEVIGRWVKVDRENEEVLGGLRPLRVDVSGDIIRDSRTGTLLSPQGLQGENGLVKWLSANGIEDIDVLMRIEKEFDITGEDLAIVASDHDGQGNPAVRFTLNAAGKQRFYVLTLNNAPDGSFLRRLGIVLDDKLLSAPVIRSPINGDGQITGNFSRAEVEFLVGILRAGRLPAALSKQPISENQIGSTLGDDTIDKGVMSIGTAFVLVLAFIAIYYRFSGLVACVALLLNLAMILAMMILINQPATLPGLAGLVLTVGMSVDANVLIFERIREELKRGAAPRMAIRNGFGRATTTIVDANLTTLITAIVLYAIGTDQIRGFAVALILGILFSMFTAIYVSRTFFDIAERWGKANLTMSDFITSIRGALTGNDDFDFIGKRAPAFVLSGILLIAGIIALAYRGSSIFDIDFAGGTSVTFWLQEEAEADDVRKIVEASLNTDPESKVQFSLNRVDMAGMKNRVFAIYTSVEDVDDLKHRIRDGFESAEGLGLVTFETAITEGDAEPAPAAEQTGQIRRNQQPLIRTVAYRPQDEAETKEDAAAATDNEAAETPAEKSEQTSISAAEDRPKVESTSRTISLGVAGGDQNDAKINHDALVAAVIKAAAATEVPLQEEGIRVVPQGSGSEDWTNESKMGFAQWKIDLDLPEAQSLTVLNGLKSELDAGPVWLSSSKVGSRVAGDMTRRAIAAMLASLVFIVGYIWFRFQRVAFGLAAVVALVHDVLITLGAIAVSFWAARYLGFLLVDEFRISLAVVAALLTIIGYSLNDTIVVFDRIREVRGKSPKLTADMVNTSINQTLSRTLLTSLTTLIVVVLLYAFGGEGIHSFAFALTIGVIVGTYSSIFIASPTLLWLFNRTEAAPTR